In one Dermatophagoides farinae isolate YC_2012a chromosome 4, ASM2471394v1, whole genome shotgun sequence genomic region, the following are encoded:
- the Elp4 gene encoding elongator complex protein 4 — protein MASSGLEFSTKGLQSVCPTGIDSFDDLIGGGFALTSVNIIEEDQFQMYSSMLVKAYLSSAIYAEQEIIIFSPTLSHGKCRFIRELPSFTRDDPLSSGNGVSPAKDFSKMKIAFRYSNIPSRFDENIEQKRFDFGEYIDANLLENMTIKFYDHSELIKILREKSLEQKSDKVCRIFIDQLGSPNSSIEINQLPRLMHQLKSLMRRLTKSVSIITMVTASIPQYDLIDDHSIRQKLYFESDSAIRFTTFSDDDESNPYRQDYVGLVQLLRLPQLNSLAPYNPNLITTDYGLKLHTTKRFLSIEPLALPPDLGETVNRFTSSSQATDKLHCTKQTDF, from the exons atGGCTTCTTCGGGCCTAGAATTCTCAACAAAAGGCCTCCAGAGTGTCTGTCCAACCGGTATTGACAGTTTTGATGATCTAATCGGTGGTGGCTTTGCTCTCACTTCAGTGAACATCATag aagaagatcaatttcaaatgtatAGTTCTATGTTGGTGAAAGCATATCTATCATCAGCAATCTATGCCGAACAGGAAATCATAATATTTTCTCCTACACTCAGCCATGGTAAATGTCGTTTTATCCGTGAATTACCTTCATTTACAAGAGATGATCCATTATCAAGCGGTAATGGTGTGAGTCCAGCCAAAGATTTctccaaaatgaaaattgccTTCCGATATTCAAATATTCCATCACGATTCGATGAAAATATCGAACAAAAACGTTTTGATTTTGGCGAATATATCGATGCCAATCTGTTAGAAAACATGACAATCAAATTCTACGACCATTcagaattgataaaaatattgagGGAAAAATCTCTTGAGCAAAAATCAGATAAAGTATGTCGAATATTCATCGATCAATTAGGTTCACCAAATAGTTCGatcgaaatcaatcaattgccGCGACTGATGcatcaattgaaatcattaatGAGACGTCTAACAAAATCGGTATCAATTATAACAATGGTCACTGCATCCATTCCACAATATGATcttattgatgatcattcgattcgaCAAAAACTTTATTTTGAATCAGATTCGGCCATACGGTTCACAACTTTCTCAGATGACGACGAATCGAATCCATATCGACAGGATTATGTGGGTCTTGTACAACTTTTACGTTTACCTCAACTGAATTCGCTTGCACCATACAATCCAAACCTTATAACCACTGATTATGGATTGAAATTACATACAACTAAACGATTTTTATCAATAGAACCATTAGCATTGCCACCTGATTTAGGTGAAACGGTTAATCGTTTCACAAGTTCCAGTCAAGCGACCGATAAACTTCACTGTACTAAACAAACTGACTTttaa
- the LOC124490279 gene encoding uncharacterized protein LOC124490279: MPRKYTEYVSYEYTMKKIASPSTKKDINECDNNDNDDDVDGSSEKKFFKKTTTTSNNDLNNNLIDNNNVGHINRNESKASHKNDDEHHNETNVNHEYDPYSYGFRPLSERNIYRSFEIIRTPTETNTDEKKSTKTQSQQQQESTIVSDDGPFDEIDNSGHMKHQTQNKFMSSEEGSSIINKNREGKFDEYTIPTIMVNERPVDVPGYNPLKHQSKSPKTTKNQDSESRKSPRVIEIKVQKSSDEMPKDSNSNHTNTATISTTNDSNWKKPPLPPNHGFRRRTSMPVTTGHRKQQLHQQQQQPRPSSSSAIHSNHYHDNNLQIPKVWPDFHHPDSFHVDRLPFSYWFSDSNYYDNRRESISCPYSSPTSIDELMNSEPIPTKFHSYKCTRYELTKTTTTTSDEKTIPKKA, encoded by the coding sequence ATGCCACGAAAATATACTGAATATGTATCGTATGAATatacgatgaaaaaaattgcatcaccatcaacgaaaaaagatattaatgaatgtgataataatgataatgatgatgatgttgatggttctagtgagaaaaaattttttaaaaaaacaactacaacatcgaataatgatttgaataataatttgattgataataataatgtcggACACATAAATCGTAATGAATCAAAAGCTAGccataaaaatgatgatgaacatcataatgaaacaaacgtCAATCATGAATATGATCCATATAGTTATGGATTTCGTCCATTATCCGAAAGAAATATTTATCGTTCATTCGAAATAATTCGTACGCCAACCGAAACTAATaccgatgaaaaaaaatcaactaaaACACAgtcacagcaacaacaagaatcaacGATTGTTTCAGATGATGGTCCAttcgatgaaattgataatagTGGCCACATGAAACATCAAACACAGAACAAATTCATGTCGTCGGAAGAaggatcatcaatcattaataaGAATCGTGAAGGAAAATTCGATGAATATACGATTCCAACCATCATGGTAAATGAAAGACCAGTCGATGTACCCGGTTATAATCCATTGaaacatcaatcaaaatcaccTAAGACgacaaaaaatcaagattCGGAATCCAGAAAATCACCACGAGTAATTGAGATTAAAGttcaaaaatcatcagatGAAATGCCCAAAGattcaaattcgaatcataCAAATACTGCTactatttcaacaacaaatgattcaaattggaaaaaaccaccattaccaccgAATCATGGATTTCGTCGACGAACATCCATGCCAGTCACTACTGGCCATCGAAAACAGCAGctacatcaacaacaacaacagccacgaccatcttcatcatcggcCATTCATagtaatcattatcatgataataatcttcAAATTCCAAAAGTTTGGCccgattttcatcatccagATAGTTTCCATGTAGATCGTTTGCCATTTTCATATTGGTTTTcagattcaaattattaCGATAATCGACGTGAATCCATTTCATGTCCATattcatcaccaacatcGATAGATGAACTAATGAATTCGGAACCGATAccaacaaaatttcattcatataaatgTACTCGATATGAATTGACCAAAACGACTACGACCACTTCGGATGAAAAGACAATACCCAAAAAAGCAtga